Proteins encoded together in one Prevotella scopos JCM 17725 window:
- a CDS encoding cation diffusion facilitator family transporter — translation MEKEKKSGGMMSVIAALGANILVAISKFVGFAVSGSAAMLNESIHSIVDCGNEILLLVGNRQSTAKISDKHPFGQARAKYFYSLVVAMMLFFAGGALGIMEATEKLFHPEHSMENTWLVIGILAFGLLVETVSLRVAFKEIKELNKDNLSLYRFLRESRHSEILIIFAEDSCAVVGLLIALGGTLLTHFTGNPFYDALSGVLIGVLLCAAALFLAREFYSLLIGESVTEKDLTRIKEAFNRNEIDRLINVKTIHLGPTDILVTAKIDVKSEYEAQVPQLVNDIEKNMRAAFPDYKIYIYIETDKYKEDY, via the coding sequence ATGGAAAAGGAAAAGAAAAGTGGAGGAATGATGAGTGTTATCGCTGCCTTAGGTGCAAACATCTTGGTAGCGATATCAAAGTTTGTTGGTTTTGCTGTGTCTGGCTCAGCTGCAATGTTGAATGAGTCTATCCATAGTATCGTAGATTGTGGCAATGAAATACTACTGTTAGTAGGCAACCGACAGTCAACAGCGAAGATATCAGATAAACATCCGTTCGGACAAGCACGTGCTAAGTACTTCTATAGTTTGGTTGTTGCAATGATGTTGTTCTTTGCCGGTGGTGCCTTAGGTATCATGGAAGCAACAGAGAAACTGTTTCATCCAGAACATAGCATGGAGAACACATGGCTCGTCATTGGTATTCTGGCCTTCGGACTCTTAGTAGAAACTGTCAGTCTTAGGGTTGCCTTCAAGGAGATTAAGGAACTGAACAAGGACAATCTATCGCTTTATCGTTTCTTGCGAGAGAGCCGTCACAGTGAAATTCTCATCATCTTTGCAGAAGACAGTTGTGCTGTTGTTGGTCTGCTGATAGCCTTAGGCGGTACACTTCTGACCCACTTCACAGGTAATCCATTCTATGATGCCCTCTCGGGTGTATTGATTGGTGTGCTCCTCTGTGCTGCTGCGCTCTTCCTCGCACGTGAGTTCTACAGTCTTCTTATCGGTGAGAGTGTTACAGAAAAGGACCTAACACGTATCAAGGAGGCCTTCAACAGAAATGAAATAGACCGTCTCATCAACGTCAAGACCATTCATCTCGGTCCTACAGACATTCTTGTCACTGCAAAGATTGACGTTAAAAGCGAATACGAAGCACAAGTTCCTCAGTTGGTTAATGACATCGAGAAGAATATGCGTGCAGCCTTCCCTGACTACAAGATTTATATCTATATTGAGACGGATAAATATAAAGAAGATTATTAA